aaaataggGGCTTAACTCTGCAAAAATTGTAAAATTCTAAcaaaaattacattaaaaaaatttattcatttataAATTGCTAGCTTGTGGCCGTGTTTATTCTAACAAAAGGTGATTATTTcttaattcaaatttgattaaaaTCATTTGACAGTATTCCCCATGTACGAAATATTAAATTTagccaaaaaattattataaattgagaTGTATTGACATGAAAATTAGAACATTAATTTAGACTAAAAGAGTCGTCAAAATATTTGATTGTTACAAAATATGTACATCGCCTAAAATGGAAAATCATGTGCCTAAACtattaaaaatcacattttttcttgataatgtttatgtttttcttGATAATGTTTATGTTTACTTACTTGGATTCATATTTGTGATGAAAGCAGTGGCCCCAAAGTCACAGCTAGTTTGCACTGGATTTCTCTGATAATAGCTATTGAATGCATACGATGCATGATTCTGCATAGTGTTTGGATTGTAGCAGCTTCCACCCTGCTGGATTGCTGCACAATCTGCTCCCCCGATCCCGCATGCATAGTCGAGTGCTGCCTGAACATCAGTTTCCGCCACTCCACTCCGGGCAACACACCAACTCTGCCCTGGAACGGCTGGTGCATTGGTGGTGGTCACGGGCTGAGCCACCACTGGGGTCGTGACTGGGACTGTtggatttggatatgttgtCCCAGGATTAATATTGGTCACCGGTTGACCTACTGGGTTGTTGTAAGTTGTGCTAGGAGTGGTGACAGGATTGGTTATAGGCATTGTGGGATTGGCTGGATTTGTAATGGGAACAGGATTGACCGAGGGAATGGTGACCGTCACCGGAGACGAGGTACTGGGTGGGACGGTAGCAGTAGCAGGAGTGGTCACAGGATTTGTTATAGGAGGAGCAGTGACTGGATTGGTTATGGGAGTGGTGGGATAGGGAGTAACAGAGGGATTGGTGAAATCGTGCCGAATGTTTCCGACTAATCCCTTTCGTGATATATGGAGTGTATGTTCATCTTTCATTCCGAGTTCATTCTGCTTAAAATCCTTAACCAGAATGTGCAATGATCCTACAGATGTAGCAAATGGAGTGAATTTTCATTCCCCATGTTACGAATCAAACAAGACATGCACTATAACTCTTACCAGAGGAGCACGAAATGCGAATCGCCAGAAGGAAACAGAAGGTAGATATCGAAGCTGCAGTATCCATTTGAATGAAGGTGTCTTTCTTTCTGAGTTGAATGGGATATCCGAATGTGAAGGGGTTGGCATacaatatatgtatgtatggcaCAAGAAAAGCAACAAGTTGGCCATTTAGAAATAGATAGAAAAAGTTTGAAGACAAATGCATAAAAGTTGAGGAAAGTAGGATAAAGTAAAGGAAGGATTATATCTCTACAGCAAAAGAAAAGTGCTTCCTTTGTCACGAAGAATGAAATTTGAATATGTATTTGCTTATCAATAGTGGAAAGAATCAAGATATGTATAATTGTTGCCAATTTCCGAAAATTGAGCTTAATATACTGGGATTAAAATTGGGATTATTATATGGTAGATTATTTCTCTTCTGACGATGATGATGTCAAAAGTTAGTCTTTGAAATACCGATATGTCAACTTCTATAAAAATATGAGGGACTCGTATTAGATTAATGAGGGAATCACTCCTTATGTAGCAAGGATAATCAGTTTGCTTTCCAACAACATATACGTATGAAATCCACTATGAAAATGCAACTAAAACGAAGTATAAATGGCTAGAAAAGAACAatttgttaaaagaaaattatataagAAATTTAAACTAGAAAAAAAGTGATGACATATTCACATGACAGATGGAAAAAGAAGTTTATCATCTCCACACGATCATGTCCGATCCATGCATGTGAGCTCAATGAAATTAGTAATTGTGGTGCTAAAATGACTCATTCTTTGACAATCAAagctactttttttttaaaaaaaatttatggatAAACTTAAAATCTCTTTCGAGGGTTTAGATTCTCTGCTCCACGCACACACCCACTGACTGCTACATTCATATATATCTTGGCACCGTACCTAGAAAGTTGATGCTTTCACCCTTGCATGTAATGTGCTTGGCCACTAGCTAGCATGAGGAAATTAGGATAGATATCTCAAAATCACGTTAACAATGTCTTTTCTATTCAAatggagtttttttttaatactaacATTCAAAAGAGGGTTATTCCACTTTGTAGTTTTATTGTCATGAAACCAACATGATAGAACTTGACTTGATTTGAATGAACAAAAATGAAGATAGAATATAGAACTCAATAAGAAGTTTTATTAACCAAAGAAAAACTCACGTAAAGTAACGttacaaataaatcaaacatgtGAGCTCGATTTTGATATCAATTCTAGATAAAACGTTTGTTACTTTTCCAAAAGTTGTGACCAATACTGAAaatgtaactcaaatattttaaatcaactACAGCTCAAGTACCACACTTCATTCGTTATCTTAGGAAGAGAAATTATTGcatctaaaaaataataacgGTAAAATATAAGCTACTCAATTTTTgcacataaattttttaaaaatatattaaatttataagcttatcaattttatttattttttgtcgtTGATCTAACTGAAGTCGAATTTACGATGAAAACCATTCAATATCAATTAAAATTGCTaacttgttttaaaattttatcgaGCGTATTCACTAATTAAGAAAAATGTATTTATAACGTATCTGTTAAACCTTTTTGACTTAAAATTTCGAGTAATTTATTACCAATGTATATTGGAAAAAGAGAGATTTATTCattgattatattaaatatggAACGTATATTACGCCGTCTCAATGCCTTAGTATCTTATTATAGTATAAAGGTCCAACAGTCGGGCAAAATGAATTGTTCTTGCATGTCATGCACCTCAGGCAGCCACTGAGGGACTCATATCAGCAACAATGCGACGGTACATGTGGTGATCCGAAGTGCTCTTAAATCCAGGTATGAAATCGGACAAGAATCTTAGGACTGCAGCTAGGTGTTGTGGATCATCAGCAGCACAAGCTGCTTCAAGAAACAGCGATGGCTGAACTGTGTTAACCTGAAATTCCCCAAGTTTATAGTCAAGTCAAATTTGATGAAAGGAGTCGAGAAACCTCGTATTTACATGTCCTTAGCACGTAGACAGTATTTACTCGGAACGATAGCGGAAAGGaaattgcaaatttttttttttttgtgcagaTGACCACAAGCATCGATAACAGTTTTCATGTAAAACAATCCAGGTAAAAATATAATCTTTTACCTTATTCTTTCGTGCAAAACGAAGAGCTTCAAGATAATACCCATCTTGTACAAGCAACATCACATGGTCATGATGAAACGAGAGTTGTCTAAGCATAGCCATGCCCAACTTTCTTATTTGAAAGTTCTGACGTCCAGACTCGAGAAGCTGCAATGCCACTTCTCTTGAAGGCTCAATAATCTGCATTATGGGGCATCTAAGTTATGTAGTTGACTCAAATCAGACATGAACTATTAGAGCAGTCCCAGGAGTAAGTTGGCTGAAGTTATTTGAGGCATTTTAGGGGAGTGAAAGTAGAAGTACTAGGACAAGATCCGATTAAAAGGGATTTTGGTGGACTTAAGGCATATAGTGGTGGGGGCGCACATCATCTTACATCTCAGCTGACCAGCCCAATCAACCTTCTCTTGAAATTAATGACACAAACATACAAATCCAAGTGTTACCTTGTTCGTGATAAGCATTCCAAGTTCAGCATAATTATCATCCCGAATTAGTATTTGTACCATCAAAACATAGGTATTAGGTTGCACTTTTAGTTTTTCCAAGCTAACCCTGCCATTATGGAGACAAAGGATAAATCTATCAATAACTCGAGCGGGAACGACAACATTCTCAAGTCTCAACCAATAAATGGAAGGCAAAGAgccaaatcaagaaaaaagagcACAGCTTTTACTTAACAATGATCAGGTGACTGCTCAAGCCAACATCACAGAGAGAAGGCCGAACAGGAAAGATGAAAGGTCTCCTATTTTACTTCTAAAGAGTATTTATTTCTCCATGGAATTTCCTACAGAAGTCTATCTGCCACTTTATAACTTGCTTTTATTTTCAGACTGAAAGAAGTAGCACAAATCCATACACGGTAATTTACAAGATATTGCAATCTGAGAAGATAGTTTGGTCAAGCTTACCTCCGTATAAACTCAACCATCACAGCCACCAAGTAAGATCCATCCCCTGCCATCTCTTCCTCGATAGGGGCAAACACAAATTGATGCACATCCGCTGATGAAATTACAGCCGAAGTTGAATGGGACTCCGGCACATCAGAAGCATTATTATTGAAGTGGACGTTACCAGGCTCAAGAATTTGTACTTGCCCAGCAGCAGAAGCATTCAGTCCAGATGCTTTGTACTCCATTACGTACCCCATCTCTGATTTACCAGTTGATGAAATCATAACATGTGATTTCATTTGGTTAGATGCGGAACTCGCTGTACCATCAGAGTCCGAAGCTGAAAAGCTAGATTTGTTATAAGATTCATTCCCAACACCAGTTTCAGGTTCGTTTCTGATGGACTTCCCAGATGCATCTAATCCACTGGACTCATCAACAACCACAGGAGGGATATCTATATTGGAAACACCAGAGGCTGATGTTTCCTCTTCTTTGGTCCTCTTGTTATAGGTGCCtgtttttattgcatgattGTATGCCATGAGGAAAATGTCTAATGCCTTGGCAACCATGGGGACTGGCCTTCGTTCCAAAATAATAGTTCTGGCAATAGCTAAGCACAACTGCTTAGcctgaaaccatcaaaattGACAgattaataacaaaaatgagTTGGCTAGCGGGGATATctcaaaagtaatttttttgtcaattatATTCAATAGTCATTACATAGAACATAGTTCTATTAACTGCAAGCTAAATTTTCCTCCCAACACACCCAAAAGGCACTAGAAAATACTCAATAGGAAAATTCCGGGGTAAGCTTGGGTAATTTTCGAGAACTGTCATGAAGTGTTTCCGTGAAATGTATTTCTTGGAAATGAATTGAGCGATGAGAAAGAATTATAGAATAgtgttaatatgtttatgtaTTCAGTAAATAAAATGTTGCCCCGAACGGTAAACAAACATTGTCTTAAGAGTGGAGAAATAAGCAATCAACACTGATTGCATGACTTAACAGACTTCATTCCCTGTTAAGTTCTACTTCATTCTGGTGTCTCTTTCAATCATTGAGTCAATCAAAATTTCATGTGAGCTAAACCAAATATGTTTTATTGTGAACAGAGGACACAACATATCACGGAgatcataaaaattcaaatggCAACACTTTACCTTGCTCGCCTCTAACCTTCTTCTTTGCAGGAATTCTAGCATGAATGGTACTTCCGAACAACTGGCGGATATGGCCTGAAATGGAAGCATGTAATGATAAAAGTAGAAGATATTACAAAATTACGAATGAACTTATCTGAAAAACTTGCCTCCAAATCCACATGAATTTTCCACAAAAACCCAGTTGAAGCATCACACACAAGATCAGGAACGAGAAAATTCCAGTTCTCTCCATAAATGGAGACTTCACTTGGGTCATTTGATTCTGATGAGCAAGAAGTTTCACCAGTTGATTGAGAGGATGTCGTGTTAGCTCTAGAAAAACCTCTCAGCAATAGGGGAAGGGGAGCTGAAACAGGTGCTTGTGTATCTGCATACATATCGTATAAAATAGCAACCTTTGCATCCACTTGATGAATAATCAAAATGTTGTCAACCACGCTCACTCTGATCCTATCAGAGTAAACAGGCAGTGAACCCTGAAATAGAAAATAATATAGTttcagaaaaaagaaaatataaaaaaatgaaacatgaaaatatcaaatatcCTGATATGTTAAGTTTATAATCTTATGATACATGAAGGTGCATTAATAACAACATGCATATGCCAAAGACAGCAGAGAACATATCTGTGTCAACCAACCTTTGCAGGTTCCCCTTTCTGTAATCTTTTACATTGCACAGAATTCCAAGGAATCAATCATAGAAGACCCTCATTTGATTTAACGACAGAAAAATATGGAGATACCAAGACAGGGTTATATTTTTGGTTTGTAAGAAAAGAGTATTAGGTCAAGATTTTGTTTCTAGTTTGTTAGTAAAGAGAAAGTTTCGTGTTCGAATTTCTCCTTCGCTTCTTTTCTATCACAAATTCCAACAAAGGAGGAACATACACTTTGATGATAATTTACAGCTTTAGCATTTACAACTGATTTTATTCAGAGATAATATTCACACTGTTACAAAGATAatattcataatcataaatgtAATACACATGAGAATTAAAAATTTGCCTGTTGTACAACAGCATCTCGATAAAACCTATATGAGTGAAGTAACATAGCAACTCTATCGAACTGCAGGCAATAAATCCTGCCATACCTGTAGATCAACAAAAAGATATTAAACCAAAGAGGAGAAAAAACTTGAACTCCAAGTAGGTAAAAAACCTATAACTTCCCTCACAGATAGGAAAAGATAAAGAGAAGAAACATACACAGTAATGATATGAACGTCATCAGCAACAAGAATGGGCTTACTATTCATCTCAGATTTGGTCATGGTCATCTCAAACCTGGGTAGGCGGATGGTTCCAGCAGATGACAGCtagaatggaaaaaaaattgagatttgTCATACTCAGGGAAAAATTTAATGAAGAAACTATGTTTAAGTCACATGTTCCTTAATATAACCACCACGAAGAATAGTACTCTTTGCACACATTATCAAACAAAAGGTTATCAGCCATTAAAGGTCAACAAGCACTGGCGGAGtaatttattcaagaaattgggACAAGCTCACCTTAATCTTCCAATATATTACTCATAATCATCATTCACTACTAAAGTTAAAATAAGATATTGTTCAGAAATTGCATAAAAAATCTTTTTATGGAAAGAGAAGAAAGTTTTGGataaagaagaaagaaagtGATTACAGCTGCTCCTACCTGATAACCTGTAAAACTCTTGCACTGCATTCCTGAGGCAAGAAGTACCAATCTGCTTTCATGGGTGTAGATGTACCAACTAATATTCTGTTTTTTGGTCTCAACCAAGTGCAGAGATTGAGACTCGGAATTGTAAGAGTACAACTCCAGTCCGCTGCAATCATATAAGATTTTAGAAAAACCAAAACAAGACATAAAACCAAAAGAATCTCACAGTATGGGATTTAAAAATTTCATCACGAATGCCTAGAAAGGAAAAGTGGGAAAAAGTATTTaacttttgaaatttaaagattCCACTTAAAATACTAGAGAGGCGGAAAATTTCCATCAAACAATAAGGTAAATGGAACACGGGAAAGTAGTTTGAAGTGATGATAAAAGATACTGtgttttttaaagaataaaagCGAAGAGAAGAATGCGGctaaatttattcaaaattgtCGGACATCTATAGATTTAAAAAAGTAAACAAGCATCAATTCTTTGTCCATACTTTTCAAGGGTGCAAGGCCTCTGATTCCTAGAACCTAGGCACGAGGCAAGGAGGCACGGTAATTATTGAAGCAAGGCACACGAAACCATTAGTTATCAACTCCAATATTGTTACAAAGTCCTACTATATTGGGCTTATACCAAAATAGGCCCAAAAGTATATTCTCTTTGAAGAATCTAGATGGTGAGGAGCGGGCTTTAAATGTGAGGGGAAAGGGACGGTTATGCATTCTGTCATTTTCTTCATCTGTTTGGTGAGAATACTAGCAGTGGCTAGGGGAGAAATTTTATTGCTTGTACAGAGAATTATCTCTGGGAACACTTTCAGTTTATTTCAATCAATATTATTTTCACTTTCTTTGTTGATTTGTCTTTCAATACCTAGCTATATTACTATAACTTTGTGGCCAAGAATCAGCACTGTAACACCATTATATTTTGGAAACTATATGTGTGAAGAAAATTGCCGTACACATTCTGATATACACTTCACAAAATGTAAAACGAAACATAAGTCAAGTTTACAGGTAAATATTGATGATTGTGGCATTGCATTTCACAGTGGACTTAGAATCAAGTGACATAAAGGAGTACAGAAAACACACCACTACAAGCATGAACAATTCATTCCAGTAAAAGAACTAGAAATGTTTTCCAAGATGGtcataaaaagaaacaagaacgaTATTTGATGCACATGCAATTAATACTTCACAATCAGAGCCACAAAGATAAAAAATGTTGAAAAACAATGatgaattatgatatataatagAAACATCACAGAGATACAAGTTATATCAAGACTTGAGAGGGGGAGAAATTAGTGAGGCAACAAACACATATTCCAAAGTGATTCTCCCAAACATATTGGAGCTTCAAGGCTACAAAATTAGAACAATACTGGGTGAAAATGTTTGGGTTGACCTTCAAATTTATCTACTAACCGTGGATACCAAGCCGGATTCAGTAGAGAAGTCTCGGTCGCACTTTGAGGAAAGGACTTTGGGCCTCATGTTTTCGTCTATCACAATTTTAAAACTTGTTTTGTGgcttaattttaatataaagaaATTAATACCTTGTTTTGACAAACACAATATCGCACACTGCACAATCTGTCCAGAAAAAACCGAGAATCTTCTCCGAGTCAGACCTGCACCTTTGACTAAATGCTTTTCCCGTTTCTTGATTCCAGATCTCAATCTCATGACTAGATCTTTGGATAGCCAAAAGCTTGAGATCTAAAGAATATCGAATGGAGAGCACAGAACCTTCACTGATTGGATCAGAAGATGGAGCCACAGATGGATTGTATGGAGTGGTTTTCCACGAAAAAACCTACAAAAGCAggatattcataaaaaaaaggtGAAAACATGAAGTCTTGGACTTTAACACAGATTATCATATATTCATATTTACATTGTGACAACCGTAATACCTGGTCAGAAGTCAAGGCAAGAAGTAACTTATTCCCATCATCATAAAAGAAACTTCTTGATCCAGGAAGTTGGCATCTTAGAGGTGGACATTGGATGTAAACGTGTGACAGTGCATTAGATCCACCATGACATGTACGATTAGAAGAAGATGTCGGTCCAGtcattttaatttcttttcttgAACTAAGCAGCTAAAATTTAATCAAGCGACCTTGTGACTGATCTAACCTGTAATAGTTTTGAAGTTAAGGTTCGGGTGAGAGTACCAGTGAGAAGCCCAAAGTATGATAGAGAACATTTATAACGACTCAAAGGAGGAACATCTTTTCAAATACCTAAGTACTTTTATGAAATGACACCATTTCAAGACCGAGTTGAACAATCAATGCCATTGAAAAGTTCACAGTTCAAACAATGTGATTTCTTGAAGTCAATGTTTTCCTCGAAGCTGAATAGAAAAAATCA
This genomic interval from Primulina huaijiensis isolate GDHJ02 chromosome 14, ASM1229523v2, whole genome shotgun sequence contains the following:
- the LOC140956728 gene encoding uncharacterized protein → MDTAASISTFCFLLAIRISCSSGSLHILVKDFKQNELGMKDEHTLHISRKGLVGNIRHDFTNPSVTPYPTTPITNPVTAPPITNPVTTPATATVPPSTSSPVTVTIPSVNPVPITNPANPTMPITNPVTTPSTTYNNPVGQPVTNINPGTTYPNPTVPVTTPVVAQPVTTTNAPAVPGQSWCVARSGVAETDVQAALDYACGIGGADCAAIQQGGSCYNPNTMQNHASYAFNSYYQRNPVQTSCDFGATAFITNMNPSSGSCIYHTWSSSSALPNSVAPPITTNPTTSPTTVPASSGATPVSSGTPPVIFPTGTPALGGAATGYSEMPPMANTSSTSMSNGLQPFIGYVAMMTSLITWKLILDL
- the LOC140956805 gene encoding uncharacterized protein encodes the protein MTGPTSSSNRTCHGGSNALSHVYIQCPPLRCQLPGSRSFFYDDGNKLLLALTSDQVFSWKTTPYNPSVAPSSDPISEGSVLSIRYSLDLKLLAIQRSSHEIEIWNQETGKAFSQRCRSDSEKILGFFWTDCAVCDIVFVKTSGLELYSYNSESQSLHLVETKKQNISWYIYTHESRLVLLASGMQCKSFTGYQLSSAGTIRLPRFEMTMTKSEMNSKPILVADDVHIITVYGRIYCLQFDRVAMLLHSYRFYRDAVVQQGSLPVYSDRIRVSVVDNILIIHQVDAKVAILYDMYADTQAPVSAPLPLLLRGFSRANTTSSQSTGETSCSSESNDPSEVSIYGENWNFLVPDLVCDASTGFLWKIHVDLEAISASCSEVPFMLEFLQRRRLEASKAKQLCLAIARTIILERRPVPMVAKALDIFLMAYNHAIKTGTYNKRTKEEETSASGVSNIDIPPVVVDESSGLDASGKSIRNEPETGVGNESYNKSSFSASDSDGTASSASNQMKSHVMISSTGKSEMGYVMEYKASGLNASAAGQVQILEPGNVHFNNNASDVPESHSTSAVISSADVHQFVFAPIEEEMAGDGSYLVAVMVEFIRRVSLEKLKVQPNTYVLMVQILIRDDNYAELGMLITNKIIEPSREVALQLLESGRQNFQIRKLGMAMLRQLSFHHDHVMLLVQDGYYLEALRFARKNKVNTVQPSLFLEAACAADDPQHLAAVLRFLSDFIPGFKSTSDHHMYRRIVADMSPSVAA